The Pseudoalteromonas sp. DL-6 genome has a window encoding:
- a CDS encoding methionine synthase, translated as MKKLLPTSSAGSLPKPSWLAEPETLWSPWKLQGSELVDGKHDALRISLHEQQTAGVDIVSDGEQTRQHFVTTFIEHLNGVDFENRKTVKIRDRYDASVPTVVGPVSRTKSVFVEDAKFLRQQTSQPIKWALPGPMTMIDTLYDDHYKSREKLAWEFAKILNQEAKELEAAGVDIIQFDEPAFNVFFDEVNDWGIACLERAIEGLKCETAVHICYGYGIKANTDWKKTLGTEWRQYEEVFPKLQKSNIDIISLECQNSHVPIELLELVRGKKIMVGAIDVASNTIETPEEVAKTLREALKYVDADKLYPCTNCGMAPLPRDIANGKLNALSKGAELVRNELLAASY; from the coding sequence ATGAAAAAACTATTACCTACATCATCAGCAGGCAGCTTGCCAAAACCGTCATGGCTTGCTGAGCCCGAAACCTTATGGTCACCGTGGAAATTACAAGGCAGTGAGCTGGTTGATGGCAAACACGACGCCCTGCGTATTTCCCTGCACGAGCAACAAACTGCAGGCGTAGATATAGTCAGCGATGGCGAACAAACTCGCCAGCACTTTGTAACCACCTTTATTGAACACTTAAATGGCGTTGATTTTGAAAACCGTAAAACAGTTAAAATTCGCGACCGTTACGATGCCAGCGTACCCACAGTGGTTGGCCCTGTGTCTCGTACTAAATCGGTATTTGTTGAAGACGCCAAGTTTTTACGCCAGCAAACCAGCCAACCAATTAAATGGGCATTGCCAGGGCCAATGACCATGATCGACACCCTGTATGACGATCATTATAAAAGCCGTGAAAAACTAGCATGGGAATTTGCTAAAATACTCAACCAAGAAGCCAAAGAGCTAGAAGCCGCTGGGGTTGATATAATTCAATTTGATGAACCCGCTTTTAACGTGTTTTTTGACGAGGTAAACGACTGGGGCATAGCCTGCCTTGAGCGAGCTATAGAAGGGTTAAAATGCGAAACCGCCGTGCATATTTGCTACGGCTACGGCATTAAAGCTAACACCGATTGGAAGAAAACCCTTGGCACCGAGTGGCGACAATACGAAGAAGTATTCCCTAAGCTGCAAAAATCGAATATAGATATTATTTCGCTCGAATGCCAAAACTCACATGTACCCATAGAGCTACTCGAACTGGTTCGTGGTAAAAAAATAATGGTAGGCGCAATTGATGTAGCCAGCAATACTATAGAAACCCCTGAAGAGGTGGCCAAAACCCTACGCGAAGCACTTAAATACGTAGATGCCGACAAGCTCTACCCCTGTACCAACTGCGGTATGGCACCCCTACCACGCGACATCGCAAACGGTAAACTCAACGCCCTAAGCAAAGGCGCAGAGCTAGTACGTAACGAGCTATTAGCAGCGAGTTATTAG
- a CDS encoding DUF1852 domain-containing protein has protein sequence MSTDLTFTIKSTNLDENYHPSNNTRITTNFANLARGESRQQNLRNTLKMINNRFNALASWDNPQGDRYEVELEIISVDLDIAGSGQAFPSIEVLKTNIIDRQTNERIEGMVGNNFSSYVRDYDFSVLLLEHNKSKPQFSIPDNFGDLHGKLFKCFVNSNTYKQHFKKPPVICLSVSDNKTYQQTENLHPILGVEYQPNESSLTEQYFKKMGLQVRYFMPPNSVAPLAFYFFGDLLNDYSNLELISTISTMETFQKIYRPEIYNANAAAGSRYKPNLKNDDHSLTQIVYDRAERGQLAVEQGKFTEQHFIKPYQSVLQQFSASIA, from the coding sequence ATGAGCACTGATCTTACATTTACTATTAAAAGCACTAACTTGGATGAAAACTACCATCCGTCAAATAACACACGTATTACGACTAATTTCGCTAATTTAGCAAGGGGTGAAAGCCGCCAACAAAACCTGCGTAATACCCTAAAAATGATCAACAACCGCTTTAATGCACTGGCCAGTTGGGATAACCCACAAGGGGATCGTTACGAGGTTGAGCTGGAAATCATTTCGGTCGATTTAGACATTGCAGGCAGTGGTCAGGCATTTCCGTCAATTGAGGTATTAAAAACCAATATTATTGACCGCCAAACCAACGAGCGAATAGAAGGCATGGTGGGTAATAACTTTTCATCGTATGTGCGCGACTACGACTTTAGCGTGTTATTGCTTGAGCATAACAAAAGCAAACCGCAATTTAGCATTCCCGATAACTTTGGTGACTTACACGGCAAGTTGTTTAAATGCTTTGTAAACTCAAATACCTATAAACAGCACTTTAAAAAGCCACCGGTTATTTGTTTAAGCGTGTCTGATAACAAAACCTATCAGCAAACCGAAAACTTACATCCTATTTTAGGCGTAGAGTATCAGCCTAATGAGTCGTCGTTAACTGAGCAATACTTTAAAAAAATGGGCTTACAAGTGCGCTACTTTATGCCACCAAACAGCGTTGCACCATTAGCGTTTTACTTTTTTGGTGACCTACTTAACGACTACAGCAACCTTGAACTAATTAGCACCATTAGCACCATGGAAACGTTTCAAAAAATTTATCGTCCAGAAATTTATAACGCCAACGCCGCCGCAGGTAGCCGTTATAAACCAAATTTAAAAAATGACGATCATTCGTTAACGCAAATTGTGTATGACCGCGCAGAGCGAGGTCAATTAGCGGTAGAGCAAGGTAAATTTACTGAGCAGCATTTTATTAAGCCTTATCAGTCAGTATTGCAGCAGTTCTCGGCAAGTATCGCTTAA
- a CDS encoding sulfite exporter TauE/SafE family protein translates to MSDLIVLIIYCAILGSGVGFLAGLLGIGGGLVIVPILSMILLHFNALPPEQVVVVAIATSLASILFTSTSSAIAHHKNGNVPWDIAPWVMTGVAFGALISGFMAALLPEHVVRLVFAVSVVLIALKMIFSGKNDSAIACPLPNKGLLSVYTTITGGLSAMIGIGGGAVLVPLLTFFSVDMKKAIGCASASGIVIALFGSLGYISSGSQLFSVKEGFAGFVYLPALLGIVCTSWFTAPLGAKATHYLPVSTIKKIFAGLLIVMAINMFTR, encoded by the coding sequence ATGAGTGATTTAATAGTGTTAATTATATACTGCGCCATATTAGGTAGCGGTGTTGGTTTTTTAGCAGGCTTATTAGGAATAGGGGGCGGACTAGTGATTGTGCCCATACTCAGCATGATATTACTGCACTTTAATGCTTTGCCACCTGAACAAGTAGTGGTGGTTGCCATTGCGACTTCGCTGGCCTCTATTTTATTTACCTCGACCTCGTCGGCTATTGCGCATCATAAAAATGGCAATGTACCGTGGGATATTGCACCTTGGGTTATGACAGGCGTTGCCTTTGGCGCGCTCATTAGTGGCTTTATGGCCGCGCTGTTACCTGAGCATGTGGTACGTTTGGTATTTGCTGTAAGTGTGGTGTTAATTGCATTAAAAATGATTTTTTCAGGTAAGAATGATTCAGCAATAGCGTGCCCGTTGCCAAACAAAGGGCTACTGAGTGTTTATACGACCATAACCGGTGGCTTGTCTGCCATGATAGGTATTGGTGGCGGGGCAGTATTGGTACCGTTACTGACGTTTTTCTCTGTTGATATGAAAAAAGCCATTGGCTGCGCATCGGCCTCAGGCATTGTGATAGCGTTGTTTGGATCACTGGGTTATATCAGCTCTGGTAGCCAGTTATTTAGCGTAAAAGAAGGATTTGCGGGCTTTGTGTATTTGCCCGCTTTATTGGGTATTGTATGCACCTCATGGTTTACTGCACCGCTCGGTGCTAAAGCCACGCATTACTTACCGGTTTCAACCATAAAGAAAATATTTGCCGGCTTATTAATTGTAATGGCAATCAATATGTTTACTCGATAA
- the nhaR gene encoding transcriptional activator NhaR has protein sequence MITNINYNHLYYFWQVSKHGSIAAASKILNLTPQTVSSQITNLEQRLGKPLFVRQGRGLQLTEFGHVTQQYTNDMFAIAHEWLETTQGDTTQYSRTLKVGISDVLPKSLVSKWLAPLINNDRITNLHCIDGQQDELLAQMAIHKLDLVLADKPLDTTLSFKAFCHEIGKSQIALFGNETWHSQLHKQFPQSLNNKPLVLPAKESPVARAIYYWLQEKDIEMTIAGHVDDSALMKSLGEQGFGIFPAPILVRAEVERHYGVNYIGTIDNVYQHYYAFTPDRLIKDSIYDEFIKHAQMT, from the coding sequence ATGATTACCAACATTAACTACAATCACTTATATTATTTTTGGCAGGTAAGTAAGCACGGCAGTATTGCAGCGGCGAGTAAAATACTTAATTTAACGCCGCAAACGGTCAGCTCGCAAATTACTAACTTAGAGCAACGATTAGGAAAACCACTGTTTGTTCGCCAAGGGCGAGGCCTACAGTTAACGGAGTTTGGCCATGTAACTCAGCAGTACACCAATGATATGTTTGCTATTGCTCACGAATGGTTAGAAACTACGCAAGGCGATACCACGCAATACTCACGAACGTTAAAGGTGGGTATTTCAGATGTGTTACCCAAATCATTGGTGTCGAAGTGGCTAGCGCCTTTAATTAATAACGACCGTATTACCAACTTACACTGTATTGACGGCCAACAAGATGAACTGCTGGCGCAAATGGCGATTCATAAGCTCGACTTAGTGTTAGCCGACAAACCACTCGATACCACTTTATCATTTAAGGCGTTTTGTCATGAAATAGGTAAAAGCCAAATCGCTCTTTTTGGTAACGAAACATGGCATTCGCAACTACATAAGCAGTTTCCGCAGTCTTTAAATAACAAGCCTTTAGTGCTCCCTGCAAAAGAAAGCCCCGTCGCGCGGGCTATTTATTATTGGCTGCAAGAGAAAGACATTGAAATGACAATAGCTGGCCATGTTGACGACAGCGCATTAATGAAGTCGTTAGGTGAGCAAGGGTTTGGCATATTCCCTGCGCCTATTTTGGTAAGAGCCGAAGTAGAGCGCCATTACGGCGTAAATTACATTGGTACAATTGATAATGTTTATCAGCATTATTATGCCTTTACGCCTGACAGGCTTATTAAAGACAGTATTTATGATGAATTTATAAAACACGCTCAAATGACGTAG